The proteins below come from a single Eucalyptus grandis isolate ANBG69807.140 chromosome 3, ASM1654582v1, whole genome shotgun sequence genomic window:
- the LOC120292042 gene encoding anther-specific proline-rich protein APG-like, with protein sequence MSPHAAPLQPTPPRPCAPASPAVSLHQRAPVPALLPLLCSGPPRLTCNPRDRRTRGCPCSVPAPLLFDLSCRWSLRLWSSELVSPLPATSATNATEAGPTCPCYSAPTPAAPSPEPDPLRPPPRSARAPAAPPSTRSREATEPHRSPHQHRLCPPRACPAAPLPAGHRAISELPDRRSSTPPQPPIDGDATVTVAALHWSQ encoded by the coding sequence ATGAGCCCCCACGCCGCCCCGCTGCAGCCCACGCCCCCGCGCCCCTGCGCCCCTGCGTCGCCTGCTGTCAGCCTTCATCAGCGAGCACCCGTGCCAGCCCTGCTGCCTCTGCTCTGTTCCGGGCCCCCTCGCCTCACCTGCAACCCGCGAGACCGGCGAACCCGCGGCTGCCCCTGCTCTGTTCCGGCTCCCTTGTTGTTCGATCTCAGCTGCCGCTGGTCACTGCGCCTCTGGAGCTCCGAACTAGTGAGCCCCTTGCCAGCCACCTCCGCCACCAACGCCACAGAAGCTGGTCCCACTTGCCCTTGCTACTCTGCCCCGACACCTGCAGCGCCTTCGCCGGAGCCCGATCCGCTCAGACCTCCGCCCAGATCTGCTCGAGCACCAGCGGCACCGCCCTCCACCCGAAGCCGCGAAGCCACCGAGCCGCATCGGTCACCTCACCAGCACCGCCTGTGCCCGCCGCGAGCTTGCCCTGCTGCACCTCTACCCGCCGGTCATCGAGCCATCTCCGAATTGCCGGACCGCCGGAGCTCAACACCTCCGCAACCTCCGATCGACGGTGATGCCACCGTTACAGTTGCTGCCCTTCACTGGAGCCAGTGA